The genomic DNA CAGTAGCTGCTGAATCTACCCCCCATATATATCGAGGCATACTCATCACATCCCTTCATCATACACCTGTATTATGTATATGAAGGTACACCTTGTCTAAATCTTATTTTTATTTTGGCTTAACTCTTGTTCTTCTTTCATCACATACCACCAACAAAGGAATAAATAAGTATTTTCATCTCATACTAAGAGAAACAAAAATCGAACTATAAAGGGGATGAACTTATGAAGAAGTGGTTGTCTATTATATTCCTTGCATTGTTAACTACAGCCTGCACCGCAAATAATTCAGATACTGCATCACCAAGCCCAGGGAACAACAATGATGAAGGACTAACACATACTTTTGATGATGGTGTTCAAACCGATGAAGAAATACTAATTGAAGCCCGTGATCATATCAACATGAATAGGACAGCGAACGATTATTTGTCGAGAGCTGAAGCCGAAGAATTACTGCGTGAACACCTTAATATAGATGATAATGGCAATATTGCAGTATTTTTTGTACGTGAAGAAAATGATAACTATATCATTCAAGTAAATCATTTAGAAAGAAATAGCAGTGAAACCTTTATTGTGGATCCTACTACAAGAAAAATAACAAAACAAAGAGTTCAAAAGTAAAACAGGTCTTCTAAACAAGACCTGTTTTACTTTCCAATACTATACTTTACTAATGTAGATACTATTTCATTTCAATTGTTGGAAGGATGATTAAAACCTTCGTTCCCTTGTTCAGTTTACTTTCATACTCAACTTTCCCATTCATATCTCGAATAAGACGGTTAGTAATCATGCTTCCCAGACCTGTACCTTTTGATTTTGTTGTAAAATAAGGTAACCCGATTGTTTCTAGCTGTGTTTGATTCATACCTTTGCCATTATCCTCAATCTCTATGGCTACCGTATTTTTATCATCACCAGGACGTTTCGTAACTTTTACATAACCACCATGTTCAATCGCTTCAATTCCATTTTTAATGACATTTAGTAAGGCTTGTTTTAAATGGTGTTCATCAGCATAAACATAATGATTCCCACTTCCTTGGTAAAGTATGGTCACATTATCATACATACCAAGCGGGCGCAGTAGTTCAATTGAGTCCTTAATTACCGTATCAATTTCAACCTTTGAAAAATCAGTTTCTGAAGGCTTAGTAAGCTTTAAATAATTTGTAATAATCTTATTCGTTCGATCTAATTCTTCAAGAATAAGTGGTGCAAACTGCTTAAGTTTTTCATCATTAGTATCTTTATGAAGAAATTGAATAAAACCTCTAACTGTCGTGATAGGGTTTCTAATTTCATGAGCTATAGATGCAGCCATTTGACTGATCATTGAAAGCTTGTCCAAATAGACTGTTTCTTTAAATTGCTGATTAGCAATAATGAGCTTTTCTATGATATAAATTAGTGCAAAATAGGTAGCAAGAAAGGCTGTAAAATACGCTAAGTAAAAGGAAACATTTAAAAAATCAACTTTATAATAAAGAATTATTACATAGAACAAACAGTAAATAGCAACAACAACTGCCGACGCAGCCATTTTCTTTATAGACTTATGATAAAACCCTCTTAAAAGTATTGCTACTATAAAAGGAAGTACAGATACAATGATACCAATTAATGCATAATCGCCACCAATTACACTTCTAACAATCACTACAAGCACTAAGCAAACGAAACCCGATAGGTAACCACCATACAAAGTACTAATCATGATTGGTATCATTCTAAAATCAAAATTCGTGTCCCCTAGGCTTTCAATAGGATAAAACATGCATAATATTCCAGCAAATGCACTTATTAATCCATAGATCAATTGTTGTTTATATGTAATAGGAGTTTTATTATTAAAAGGGAAAAATAAATTCGCATTAAAGGTCAGAGAGAAGATAATTGTAATATTTACAATTAGGGGTTTTATAATAGATAGCATTCTTTACCCTCCGGGCTATTAGAAACTTTTAATTCTCATTCAAGTTATTTTAGCATAGAACTTCCAATTAACCCAACTTCAAAATATGAACAAAAGCGCAAGTGCCTTGATCAGCCCCGACTAGCAAATGTTCTGTGACATAAAAAGTCTGCACTTTGACTTTTTATGGTGCAGGTTATTTGACCTCGAGGGGCTA from Cytobacillus luteolus includes the following:
- a CDS encoding ATP-binding protein, producing MLSIIKPLIVNITIIFSLTFNANLFFPFNNKTPITYKQQLIYGLISAFAGILCMFYPIESLGDTNFDFRMIPIMISTLYGGYLSGFVCLVLVVIVRSVIGGDYALIGIIVSVLPFIVAILLRGFYHKSIKKMAASAVVVAIYCLFYVIILYYKVDFLNVSFYLAYFTAFLATYFALIYIIEKLIIANQQFKETVYLDKLSMISQMAASIAHEIRNPITTVRGFIQFLHKDTNDEKLKQFAPLILEELDRTNKIITNYLKLTKPSETDFSKVEIDTVIKDSIELLRPLGMYDNVTILYQGSGNHYVYADEHHLKQALLNVIKNGIEAIEHGGYVKVTKRPGDDKNTVAIEIEDNGKGMNQTQLETIGLPYFTTKSKGTGLGSMITNRLIRDMNGKVEYESKLNKGTKVLIILPTIEMK